The following coding sequences lie in one Phragmites australis chromosome 8, lpPhrAust1.1, whole genome shotgun sequence genomic window:
- the LOC133927166 gene encoding protein STRUBBELIG-RECEPTOR FAMILY 3-like isoform X2, which yields MGLGSEAMGRAPERGRGGVLLQVLALVALAAPRLVCAVTDAADVSAINGLYVALGSPTLPGWTGNGGDPCGELWQGVVCTGSSITGITMNSANLGGQLGSLGNFTSITTIMLSNNNIGGTIPEYLPVTLQNFFLSANQLTGSIPSSLSELKNLAAMSLNGNHLNGELPDAFDSLSGLVNLDISSNNLTGVLPPSFKSLASLTTLHMQDNQLSGTLNVLQDLPLKDLNIENNLFSGPMPANLLNIPNFKKDGNPFNTSIAPSASPPSPSTGPAPTPTPAGPKPAPTPASTPTGSNSTPTPTPPSSPSRAPPPSKTNSSSSDGSTARDSTLSSTKHNSSTLKIVGFVLLGVVLFIIIVLLIIFCLSKYEERQSRYDHNRSQLGRVHHRVEPQIKPSPVQQRDAVKKGPGEALDRRGRELSSAAAAAALPKKSPENQKEHIINFDRTDSDLFSVAPPPPPPPPPLLPTEKVVVNPIVPPEKRYSPPQRTSSPTSATPFSVASLQQYTSSFREENLIRESRLGKVYLAELPDGKLLEVMKIDNANGRISVDDFLGQVESISDIKHPNILELVGYCAEYGQRLLVYNHFSRKTLDDALHDGEDTDSALSWSARLQVALSSGKAIEYLHESFQPPIVHQNFEPANVLLDSKFSVCVAECGLAELMLSSSVTQLSGRMRALLNYEAPEFQESGIITERGDIYSFGVVMLELLTGRKPYDRSRPRAEQYLVRWASSQLHDIESLSKMVDPSILGQCSEKALSRFADIISRCIQREPEFRPPMSEIVQDLARIVNATGEELE from the exons ATGGGACTCGGGAGCGAGGCGATGGGGCGAGCTCCGGAGCGCGGCCGGGGCGGGGTGCTCCTGCAGGTGCTGGCGCTGGTCGCATTGGCGGCGCCGCGGCTCGTGTGCGCGGTCACCGACGCAGCTGACG TCTCTGCCATAAATGGATTATACGTTGCACTGGGATCACCAACTCTTCCTGGATGGACTGGAAATGGTGGAGATCCCTGTGGTGAGCTTTGGCAGGGTGTTGTGTGTACCGGCTCTAGTATAACTGGAAT AACCATGAATTCTGCAAACTTGGGAGGACAGCTGGGCAGTTTAGGGAACTTCACTTCGATCACCACTAT AATGCTTAGTAACAATAATATTGGTGGAACCATACCAGAATACCTACCTGTTACATTGCAGAATTT TTTCCTCTCTGCTAATCAACTCACTGGAAGCATCCCGAGTTCATTGTCAGAACTCAAAAATTTAGCAGCCAT GTCACTCAATGGCAACCATCTAAATGGAGAACTACCAGACGCTTTTGATTCACTCAGTGGACTTGTAAATTT GGATATTTCTTCGAACAACTTGACTGGCGTGTTACCACCTTCATTCAAAAGCTTGGCATCTTTGACTACATT GCACATGCAAGACAATCAACTGTCTGGGACCCTTAACGTCTTGCAGGATCTCCCCCTGAAAGACTT GAATATAGAGAATAATCTATTTTCTGGACCCATGCCTGCAAATTTACTCAACATACCGAACttcaa AAAGGATGGGAATCCATTCAATACCAGCATAGCCCCATCTGCATCACCGCCTTCACCATCAACTGGACCAGCACCAACTCCAACACCAGCAGGACCAAAACCAGCTCCAACTCCAGCATCAACACCTACTGGATCAAAttcaacaccaacaccaacaccTCCATCATCCCCTTCAAGAGCTCCTCCACCctctaaaacaaattcaagcTCTTCTGATGGATCAACTGCCCGAGACAGCACTTTGTCATCTACGAAACACAATTCATCGACCCTTAAGATTGTTGGatttgttcttcttggagtAGTGCTGTTCATAATTATAGTCCTTCTGATAATATTTTGTCTATCCAAGTACGAAGAGAGACAGTCAAGATATGATCATAATAGAAGTCAGCTGGGAAGGGTGCATCATAGGGTTGAACCCCAAATCAAGCCATCACCAGTGCAACAAAGGGATGCTGTTAAAAAG GGTCCAGGTGAGGCTCTTGATAGGAGGGGTCGCGAGCTAagttcagcagcagcagcagcag CTCTCCCTAAGAAGTCTCCTGAAAACCAAAAGGAACACATAATTAATTTCGATCGAACAGATTCAGATCTTTTTTCAGTTGCTCCACCaccccctccacctccaccgccgctaCTCCCAACTGAAAAAGTTGTTGTGAATCCCATTGTTCCTCCGGAAAAGAGATATAGTCCTCCACAAAGGACAAGTTCCCCAACTTCTGCCACACCATTCTCTGTTGCATCTCTTCAGCAATATACAAGCAGTTTCAGGGAGGAGAATTTGATAAGAGAGAGTAGATTAGGAAAGGTATACCTGGCAGAGCTTCCTGACGGCAAG TTATTGGAAGTTATGAAAATTGACAATGCTAATGGAAGAATATCAGTAGATGACTTCCTAGGACAGGTCGAAAGTATCTCAGACATCAAGCATCCTAACATCCTTGAGTTAGTTGGATATTGTGCTGAATATGGACAGAGGTTACTCGTATACAACCACTTTAGCAGAAAAACACTAGATGACGCACTTCATGATGGAGAGGACACTGACAGTGCACTATCATGGAGTGCTCGCCTTCAGGTTGCTCTTAGTTCAGGAAAAGCAATAGA GTATCTCCATGAAAGCTTCCAACCTCCAATTGTGCATCAGAATTTTGAACCAGCTAATGTGCTTCTTGATAGTAAATTCTCTGTGTGTGTTGCTGAATGTGGACTGGCGGAACTGATGCTGTCAAGTTCTGTCACTCAG CTGTCAGGTCGGATGCGTGCATTACTGAATTATGAAGCACCTGAATTCCAGGAATCCGGGATCATTACGGAACGGGGTGATATTTACAGCTTTGGTGTAGTGATGTTAGAACTTCTTACCGGGCGTAAACCATATGATAG GTCACGCCCACGTGCTGAGCAATATCTTGTTAGATGGGCCAGTTCTCAGCTTCATGACATTGAATCATTGTCCAAGATGGTGGACCCATCTATACTAGGACAGTGTTCTGAGAAAGCATTGTCACGATTTGCTGACATAATTAGCCGCTGTATCCAG CGGGAGCCAGAATTCAGGCCGCCAATGTCTGAAATTGTCCAAGATCTAGCTAGAATTGTAAATGCTACTGGTGAGGAGTTAGAGTAA
- the LOC133927166 gene encoding protein STRUBBELIG-RECEPTOR FAMILY 3-like isoform X1 has protein sequence MGLGSEAMGRAPERGRGGVLLQVLALVALAAPRLVCAVTDAADVSAINGLYVALGSPTLPGWTGNGGDPCGELWQGVVCTGSSITGITMNSANLGGQLGSLGNFTSITTIMLSNNNIGGTIPEYLPVTLQNFFLSANQLTGSIPSSLSELKNLAAMSLNGNHLNGELPDAFDSLSGLVNLDISSNNLTGVLPPSFKSLASLTTLHMQDNQLSGTLNVLQDLPLKDLNIENNLFSGPMPANLLNIPNFKKDGNPFNTSIAPSASPPSPSTGPAPTPTPAGPKPAPTPASTPTGSNSTPTPTPPSSPSRAPPPSKTNSSSSDGSTARDSTLSSTKHNSSTLKIVGFVLLGVVLFIIIVLLIIFCLSKYEERQSRYDHNRSQLGRVHHRVEPQIKPSPVQQRDAVKKDAVKKGPGEALDRRGRELSSAAAAAALPKKSPENQKEHIINFDRTDSDLFSVAPPPPPPPPPLLPTEKVVVNPIVPPEKRYSPPQRTSSPTSATPFSVASLQQYTSSFREENLIRESRLGKVYLAELPDGKLLEVMKIDNANGRISVDDFLGQVESISDIKHPNILELVGYCAEYGQRLLVYNHFSRKTLDDALHDGEDTDSALSWSARLQVALSSGKAIEYLHESFQPPIVHQNFEPANVLLDSKFSVCVAECGLAELMLSSSVTQLSGRMRALLNYEAPEFQESGIITERGDIYSFGVVMLELLTGRKPYDRSRPRAEQYLVRWASSQLHDIESLSKMVDPSILGQCSEKALSRFADIISRCIQREPEFRPPMSEIVQDLARIVNATGEELE, from the exons ATGGGACTCGGGAGCGAGGCGATGGGGCGAGCTCCGGAGCGCGGCCGGGGCGGGGTGCTCCTGCAGGTGCTGGCGCTGGTCGCATTGGCGGCGCCGCGGCTCGTGTGCGCGGTCACCGACGCAGCTGACG TCTCTGCCATAAATGGATTATACGTTGCACTGGGATCACCAACTCTTCCTGGATGGACTGGAAATGGTGGAGATCCCTGTGGTGAGCTTTGGCAGGGTGTTGTGTGTACCGGCTCTAGTATAACTGGAAT AACCATGAATTCTGCAAACTTGGGAGGACAGCTGGGCAGTTTAGGGAACTTCACTTCGATCACCACTAT AATGCTTAGTAACAATAATATTGGTGGAACCATACCAGAATACCTACCTGTTACATTGCAGAATTT TTTCCTCTCTGCTAATCAACTCACTGGAAGCATCCCGAGTTCATTGTCAGAACTCAAAAATTTAGCAGCCAT GTCACTCAATGGCAACCATCTAAATGGAGAACTACCAGACGCTTTTGATTCACTCAGTGGACTTGTAAATTT GGATATTTCTTCGAACAACTTGACTGGCGTGTTACCACCTTCATTCAAAAGCTTGGCATCTTTGACTACATT GCACATGCAAGACAATCAACTGTCTGGGACCCTTAACGTCTTGCAGGATCTCCCCCTGAAAGACTT GAATATAGAGAATAATCTATTTTCTGGACCCATGCCTGCAAATTTACTCAACATACCGAACttcaa AAAGGATGGGAATCCATTCAATACCAGCATAGCCCCATCTGCATCACCGCCTTCACCATCAACTGGACCAGCACCAACTCCAACACCAGCAGGACCAAAACCAGCTCCAACTCCAGCATCAACACCTACTGGATCAAAttcaacaccaacaccaacaccTCCATCATCCCCTTCAAGAGCTCCTCCACCctctaaaacaaattcaagcTCTTCTGATGGATCAACTGCCCGAGACAGCACTTTGTCATCTACGAAACACAATTCATCGACCCTTAAGATTGTTGGatttgttcttcttggagtAGTGCTGTTCATAATTATAGTCCTTCTGATAATATTTTGTCTATCCAAGTACGAAGAGAGACAGTCAAGATATGATCATAATAGAAGTCAGCTGGGAAGGGTGCATCATAGGGTTGAACCCCAAATCAAGCCATCACCAGTGCAACAAAGGGATGCTGTTAAAAAGGATGCTGTTAAAAAGG GTCCAGGTGAGGCTCTTGATAGGAGGGGTCGCGAGCTAagttcagcagcagcagcagcag CTCTCCCTAAGAAGTCTCCTGAAAACCAAAAGGAACACATAATTAATTTCGATCGAACAGATTCAGATCTTTTTTCAGTTGCTCCACCaccccctccacctccaccgccgctaCTCCCAACTGAAAAAGTTGTTGTGAATCCCATTGTTCCTCCGGAAAAGAGATATAGTCCTCCACAAAGGACAAGTTCCCCAACTTCTGCCACACCATTCTCTGTTGCATCTCTTCAGCAATATACAAGCAGTTTCAGGGAGGAGAATTTGATAAGAGAGAGTAGATTAGGAAAGGTATACCTGGCAGAGCTTCCTGACGGCAAG TTATTGGAAGTTATGAAAATTGACAATGCTAATGGAAGAATATCAGTAGATGACTTCCTAGGACAGGTCGAAAGTATCTCAGACATCAAGCATCCTAACATCCTTGAGTTAGTTGGATATTGTGCTGAATATGGACAGAGGTTACTCGTATACAACCACTTTAGCAGAAAAACACTAGATGACGCACTTCATGATGGAGAGGACACTGACAGTGCACTATCATGGAGTGCTCGCCTTCAGGTTGCTCTTAGTTCAGGAAAAGCAATAGA GTATCTCCATGAAAGCTTCCAACCTCCAATTGTGCATCAGAATTTTGAACCAGCTAATGTGCTTCTTGATAGTAAATTCTCTGTGTGTGTTGCTGAATGTGGACTGGCGGAACTGATGCTGTCAAGTTCTGTCACTCAG CTGTCAGGTCGGATGCGTGCATTACTGAATTATGAAGCACCTGAATTCCAGGAATCCGGGATCATTACGGAACGGGGTGATATTTACAGCTTTGGTGTAGTGATGTTAGAACTTCTTACCGGGCGTAAACCATATGATAG GTCACGCCCACGTGCTGAGCAATATCTTGTTAGATGGGCCAGTTCTCAGCTTCATGACATTGAATCATTGTCCAAGATGGTGGACCCATCTATACTAGGACAGTGTTCTGAGAAAGCATTGTCACGATTTGCTGACATAATTAGCCGCTGTATCCAG CGGGAGCCAGAATTCAGGCCGCCAATGTCTGAAATTGTCCAAGATCTAGCTAGAATTGTAAATGCTACTGGTGAGGAGTTAGAGTAA
- the LOC133927166 gene encoding protein STRUBBELIG-RECEPTOR FAMILY 3-like isoform X3: MGLGSEAMGRAPERGRGGVLLQVLALVALAAPRLVCAVTDAADVSAINGLYVALGSPTLPGWTGNGGDPCGELWQGVVCTGSSITGITMNSANLGGQLGSLGNFTSITTIFLSANQLTGSIPSSLSELKNLAAMSLNGNHLNGELPDAFDSLSGLVNLDISSNNLTGVLPPSFKSLASLTTLHMQDNQLSGTLNVLQDLPLKDLNIENNLFSGPMPANLLNIPNFKKDGNPFNTSIAPSASPPSPSTGPAPTPTPAGPKPAPTPASTPTGSNSTPTPTPPSSPSRAPPPSKTNSSSSDGSTARDSTLSSTKHNSSTLKIVGFVLLGVVLFIIIVLLIIFCLSKYEERQSRYDHNRSQLGRVHHRVEPQIKPSPVQQRDAVKKDAVKKGPGEALDRRGRELSSAAAAAALPKKSPENQKEHIINFDRTDSDLFSVAPPPPPPPPPLLPTEKVVVNPIVPPEKRYSPPQRTSSPTSATPFSVASLQQYTSSFREENLIRESRLGKVYLAELPDGKLLEVMKIDNANGRISVDDFLGQVESISDIKHPNILELVGYCAEYGQRLLVYNHFSRKTLDDALHDGEDTDSALSWSARLQVALSSGKAIEYLHESFQPPIVHQNFEPANVLLDSKFSVCVAECGLAELMLSSSVTQLSGRMRALLNYEAPEFQESGIITERGDIYSFGVVMLELLTGRKPYDRSRPRAEQYLVRWASSQLHDIESLSKMVDPSILGQCSEKALSRFADIISRCIQREPEFRPPMSEIVQDLARIVNATGEELE; encoded by the exons ATGGGACTCGGGAGCGAGGCGATGGGGCGAGCTCCGGAGCGCGGCCGGGGCGGGGTGCTCCTGCAGGTGCTGGCGCTGGTCGCATTGGCGGCGCCGCGGCTCGTGTGCGCGGTCACCGACGCAGCTGACG TCTCTGCCATAAATGGATTATACGTTGCACTGGGATCACCAACTCTTCCTGGATGGACTGGAAATGGTGGAGATCCCTGTGGTGAGCTTTGGCAGGGTGTTGTGTGTACCGGCTCTAGTATAACTGGAAT AACCATGAATTCTGCAAACTTGGGAGGACAGCTGGGCAGTTTAGGGAACTTCACTTCGATCACCACTAT TTTCCTCTCTGCTAATCAACTCACTGGAAGCATCCCGAGTTCATTGTCAGAACTCAAAAATTTAGCAGCCAT GTCACTCAATGGCAACCATCTAAATGGAGAACTACCAGACGCTTTTGATTCACTCAGTGGACTTGTAAATTT GGATATTTCTTCGAACAACTTGACTGGCGTGTTACCACCTTCATTCAAAAGCTTGGCATCTTTGACTACATT GCACATGCAAGACAATCAACTGTCTGGGACCCTTAACGTCTTGCAGGATCTCCCCCTGAAAGACTT GAATATAGAGAATAATCTATTTTCTGGACCCATGCCTGCAAATTTACTCAACATACCGAACttcaa AAAGGATGGGAATCCATTCAATACCAGCATAGCCCCATCTGCATCACCGCCTTCACCATCAACTGGACCAGCACCAACTCCAACACCAGCAGGACCAAAACCAGCTCCAACTCCAGCATCAACACCTACTGGATCAAAttcaacaccaacaccaacaccTCCATCATCCCCTTCAAGAGCTCCTCCACCctctaaaacaaattcaagcTCTTCTGATGGATCAACTGCCCGAGACAGCACTTTGTCATCTACGAAACACAATTCATCGACCCTTAAGATTGTTGGatttgttcttcttggagtAGTGCTGTTCATAATTATAGTCCTTCTGATAATATTTTGTCTATCCAAGTACGAAGAGAGACAGTCAAGATATGATCATAATAGAAGTCAGCTGGGAAGGGTGCATCATAGGGTTGAACCCCAAATCAAGCCATCACCAGTGCAACAAAGGGATGCTGTTAAAAAGGATGCTGTTAAAAAGG GTCCAGGTGAGGCTCTTGATAGGAGGGGTCGCGAGCTAagttcagcagcagcagcagcag CTCTCCCTAAGAAGTCTCCTGAAAACCAAAAGGAACACATAATTAATTTCGATCGAACAGATTCAGATCTTTTTTCAGTTGCTCCACCaccccctccacctccaccgccgctaCTCCCAACTGAAAAAGTTGTTGTGAATCCCATTGTTCCTCCGGAAAAGAGATATAGTCCTCCACAAAGGACAAGTTCCCCAACTTCTGCCACACCATTCTCTGTTGCATCTCTTCAGCAATATACAAGCAGTTTCAGGGAGGAGAATTTGATAAGAGAGAGTAGATTAGGAAAGGTATACCTGGCAGAGCTTCCTGACGGCAAG TTATTGGAAGTTATGAAAATTGACAATGCTAATGGAAGAATATCAGTAGATGACTTCCTAGGACAGGTCGAAAGTATCTCAGACATCAAGCATCCTAACATCCTTGAGTTAGTTGGATATTGTGCTGAATATGGACAGAGGTTACTCGTATACAACCACTTTAGCAGAAAAACACTAGATGACGCACTTCATGATGGAGAGGACACTGACAGTGCACTATCATGGAGTGCTCGCCTTCAGGTTGCTCTTAGTTCAGGAAAAGCAATAGA GTATCTCCATGAAAGCTTCCAACCTCCAATTGTGCATCAGAATTTTGAACCAGCTAATGTGCTTCTTGATAGTAAATTCTCTGTGTGTGTTGCTGAATGTGGACTGGCGGAACTGATGCTGTCAAGTTCTGTCACTCAG CTGTCAGGTCGGATGCGTGCATTACTGAATTATGAAGCACCTGAATTCCAGGAATCCGGGATCATTACGGAACGGGGTGATATTTACAGCTTTGGTGTAGTGATGTTAGAACTTCTTACCGGGCGTAAACCATATGATAG GTCACGCCCACGTGCTGAGCAATATCTTGTTAGATGGGCCAGTTCTCAGCTTCATGACATTGAATCATTGTCCAAGATGGTGGACCCATCTATACTAGGACAGTGTTCTGAGAAAGCATTGTCACGATTTGCTGACATAATTAGCCGCTGTATCCAG CGGGAGCCAGAATTCAGGCCGCCAATGTCTGAAATTGTCCAAGATCTAGCTAGAATTGTAAATGCTACTGGTGAGGAGTTAGAGTAA